Within the Pseudarthrobacter sp. W1I19 genome, the region TCGACCTGAACGAGAACGGCATCGAAGGCCTCGCCGATCCCAGCGGGCTGTTTGTCAGCCGCACCAAGGAACCGGTCTCGGGCACCTGCATCACCGTGACTATGGAGGGCCGGCGTCCGCTGCTGGCGGAGGTGCAGTCGCTGCTGGCCGAGAGCCCCAACTCACAGCCGCGCCGGGCCACCAGCGGGCTGGACAGTTCCCGGGTCTCCATGCTCCTGGCCGTGCTGCAGCAGCGCGCGGGGACACTGCTGCACAAGGACGACTCCTATGTGGCCACGGTGGGCGGGGTGAAGCTCAGCGAGCCCGCCACGGATCTTGCGGTCGCCCTTGCCGTCGCGTCGGCCAAGGCCCGCAAACCCCTCCCGATCCGTTTGATTGCCTTCGGCGAAGTCGGGCTGGCCGGCGAAGTCCGCCCGGTTCCGGGCATCAACCAGCGGATCCAGGAGGCCCACCGCCTCGGGTTTACCCATGCCGTCGTCCCGGCAAGCCATGCCGGCCCTGGCCCCGTCCCTGCGGGTTTTTCGGTCCGGGAAGTGGAACACCTGACGGAGGCCCTGAGCCTGTTGATCGGCTAGCGCCTGCCGATTGGCAGGCCCGTTGGCCCCGTCTGGCGTGTTCAGTGCTGGCCGTGCTGCGGCAATGCGTCGGGGTCGTCCCGGTGGGAGTTAAGGAGCCAGCCGGAAACGTCGCTGCGCAGCACCAGCAACGGACCGCCGGTGGCACTGACATTTCCGTTGGGCACGTAATAGCCGCGGCCGGAACCAGGACCCCCGGCCGCGCGGTCCAGTGCATCAACCAGATGGCGCGGGAGGTGGCCCTGCGGACCAAGGCTGCGAAGCTCATCAAGTTCTTCCGGCGTAAGCCGTCCCAAAACCTCAGCAATATTGGCCATGACCGGTCCCTTCGAGGAAAGTGCCTGAAGGAATAACCTAAAGCAGGGCCGTGAACTGCCGGTTAACGCTGGACGACGAATTCGCTTCTTTTCAAATGCTGCTGGAATGGAGGACACATGCCGGTCCGAAGCGCAGGAATCCTCCTGTACAGGCTGGGCACAACGCCCGGGCCTGACGCCGGTCAAGAGCCAGGCAGCACACCCGGTGTTTCCGACGAGCTGCAGGTGTGGATTGCCCACATGGGCGGCCCGTTCTGGATCCGCAAGGACGCGCACGCCTGGTCCATTCCCAAAGGCGAGTACACGGAGGACGAGGATCCGCTGGCGGCCGCCCTTCGGGAGTTCGCCGAGGAAATGGGAACTCCCGCACCCGCTGCTGACTACGAACACCTCGGCGAATTCCGCCAGCCCTCCGGCAAAATCATCACCGTGTACGCGGCCGAGCAGGACTTCCAGCCGGAACGCATCCAGAGCAATACCTTCCCAATGGAATGGCCCAAGGGTTCAGGCCGGATCCAGCACTTTCCCGAAATCGACGACGCCCGCTGGTTCGCGGAGCCGGAGGCAAGGCTCAAGCTGGTGAAAGGCCAGGTCCAGGTCCTGGACGCCCTCGCCGTACGTGTTCACGCCCGGTCGTGAACGTGGCACCGGAGTCCGCCTCCTGTCCCCCAGACGGCGGAAGACCGGGAATCCTGTGGGATCCCCCGGCCTTGCCTGCTGGTGCCGCGCCAGATGTTGCGTCCTTCAGGCTGACGCACGGATTAGCCCCGCCATGGGGTTGGCTGATGCAATCTTGACCACGGTCACGTCGTCGCCGCAGC harbors:
- a CDS encoding NUDIX domain-containing protein — protein: MPVRSAGILLYRLGTTPGPDAGQEPGSTPGVSDELQVWIAHMGGPFWIRKDAHAWSIPKGEYTEDEDPLAAALREFAEEMGTPAPAADYEHLGEFRQPSGKIITVYAAEQDFQPERIQSNTFPMEWPKGSGRIQHFPEIDDARWFAEPEARLKLVKGQVQVLDALAVRVHARS